From Triticum aestivum cultivar Chinese Spring chromosome 4A, IWGSC CS RefSeq v2.1, whole genome shotgun sequence, a single genomic window includes:
- the LOC123086982 gene encoding peptide-N4-(N-acetyl-beta-glucosaminyl)asparagine amidase A-like, protein MAVPCVRLALLLCLMIPATVASPRSRSLRKSPAHASASRPTAFFEVDRPPRARGSSGRRCSTLLLSASFGSTFDKPPATAAYSPPSCLVKAGGRASAISLAVLEWRAACRGPQLDRIFGVWLAGAELLRGSTAAPPPNGIVWSVSKDVTRYASLLAAAGNSTFAVYLGNHVNATLTGVYHANVTLHLYLRRTPTTKPTPATAPADLIVPMSRALPLNGGLWFPIQSAADVASKSVALPSNTYRAVLELYFSSHQDDELWYKNQPGYQNGPFREVTARVDGVLAGSVCPFPVIYPGGIYPLLWRPIAPIGSFNLPTYDIELTPFLGKLLDGKAHEFAFAVTNAMDVWYIDANLHLWLDPRGTATTAGLVSYAAPPTNTTSSKSADPVDTHYHATADRLVSATGWVKSSYGNITTNATRTFALDYLLTFETLDLTILADTGVVATDGAGGVLYSAQTHGNFPLGWVYQQNSLTVTHGLEETTVAAGRWSSAPPYRSLRTTQSSLVEDEEGGGKSWGVRQTYRYNATDGCYFRNVTSSNYSVVSDHSNELCVKGAASAGVGTVTAALPAVNLP, encoded by the coding sequence CTTCGAGGTGGACCGCCCGCCACGCGCACGCGGCAGCTCCGGCCGCCGGTGCTCCACGCTCCTGCTGTCCGCCTCCTTCGGCTCCACCTTCGACAAGCCCCCTGCCACCGCCGCCTACTCCCCGCCAAGCTGCCTCGTCAAGGCGGGCGGCCGTGCCTCGGCCATCTCCCTCGCGGTGCTCGAGTGGCGCGCCGCCTGCCGGGGACCCCAGCTCGACAGGATCTTcggcgtctggctcgccggcgccgagctcctccgcggcagcaccgccgcgccgcctcccaACGGCATCGTCTGGTCCGTCTCCAAGGACGTCACCAGGTACGCgtccctcctcgccgccgccggcaactCCACCTTCGCCGTCTACCTCGGCAACCACGTCAACGCCACGCTCACCGGCGTGTACCATGCCAACGTCACGCTCCACCTCTACCTCCGCCGCACGCCGACGACCAAGCCGACGCCCGCCACGGCTCCCGCCGACCTCATCGTCCCGATGTCGCGGGCCCTCCCTCTGAACGGCGGGCTGTGGTTCCCGATCCAGAGCGCCGCCGACGTTGCGTCCAAGAGCGTCGCGCTGCCATCCAACACCTACCGCGCGGTCCTCGAACTCTACTTCTCGTCCCACCAAGACGACGAGTTATGGTACAAGAACCAGCCCGGGTACCAGAACGGCCCGTTCCGCGAGGTTACCGCTCGTGTCGACGGTGTCCTCGCCGGCTCCGTGTGCCCGTTCCCCGTCATCTACCCTGGCGGCATCTACCCCCTCCTATGGAGGCCAATCGCCCCCATCGGCTCCTTCAACCTCCCGACGTACGACATCGAGCTCACGCCTTTTCTGGGCAAGCTGTTGGACGGCAAGGCGCACGAGTTCGCGTTCGCGGTCACCAACGCCATGGACGTGTGGTACATCGACGCCAACCTCCATCTCTGGCTGGACCCCAGGGGCACGGCGACGACGGCGGGCCTCGTGAGCTACGccgcgccaccgacgaacacgacGTCGTCCAAGTCCGCCGACCCCGTCGACACCCACTACCACGCGACGGCGGACCGGCTCGTCTCCGCCACCGGGTGGGTCAAGTCATCGTACGGGAACATAACGACCAACGCCACGCGGACGTTCGCCCTCGACTACCTCCTCACCTTCGAGACGCTGGACCTGACCATCCTTGCGGACACCGGCGTCGTCGCCACGGACGGCGCCGGCGGTGTCCTGTACTCGGCGCAGACGCACGGGAACTTCCCGCTTGGCTGGGTCTATCAACAGAATAGTCTAACCGTCACGCACGGGTTGGAGGAGACGACGGTGGCCGCCGGCCGGTGGTCCTCGGCGCCGCCATACCGGTCGCTGCGCACCACGCAGAGCAGCCTCGTGGAGGACGAGGAGGGAGGCGGCAAGTCATGGGGCGTCCGGCAGACGTACAGGTACAACGCCACCGACGGGTGCTACTTCAGGAACGTGACCAGCAGCAACTACAGCGTCGTGTCGGACCACTCCAATGAGTTGTGCGTGAAGGGGGCGGCATCCGCCGGAGTTGGCACTGTCACGGCCGCGCTACCGGCGGTGAATCTTCCATAG